CAAAGCGCTGTTTCCAATAAGACAGTGAGTCATCCGTCTTTACCCTTAGTGCCGTCAATGAAATACTGTTCGTTCCCTTATATGTGTTTCCTGCATGTGGAATCTCAAAGAATGTAAGGTCCGTCCCTGGATTCCCTCTTTCATCTGCATAAAACAGGTGATATACAGAGGTGTCATCTTGATTGATGGATTTTTTCACTAATCTTAATCCCAGTGTTTTTGTATAAAATTCATAGTTTTTCTTTGCATTTGCTGTTATGGCAGAAACATGATGCTGCCCTTTTAATGGTTTTAGGTTCAATTTTTTCACTCCTCAAGAGATAGTATTACCTTATAGTTCTATCATACACGATAATTATCTTTAATTCAAGATATTTTATTTCAGAGTTTCTATCACTTCATACAAAGAAAAGAAGCGCATTGAATATAAAAAAACATCCATACAAGATGTAAGGATGCTTTTTATCTGCTTGATTATATTTCATTGTTTTTGATTGTTAATGCTTGTGACAATGTTGAGGTAATGGTGAGGTGTTCGAAATTCAATCCAAGTTGAACGGCCGTTTGAGCGATTTCAGGTCGCAGTCCTGAAAGAATTGGTTTCACACCAATTAATTGAAGTGCGTCGATCAGCTGAAATATCTGATGAGCTACCATCGTATCAATTAATACGACACCGGATAAATCGATGAACAGTTGGGAAACTTCCATATCAACACATTGCTCCAAGGCATTTTCTAAAATCAGTTCCGCCCTCGAAGGATCGATGTTTCCTACAAGAGGCAATAGCGCCGTTTCTGCATTCAGGGAAATGACCGGTGAGCTTAGTTCATTTATGATTTCCTGCTGATTCTGGAGCTGCTGCTCCACAACTTCAGACTGTAACTCCACAAAACGCAACATGACCCGATCGAATGCTTCAATGATCACCTTGCTCCATAGATTGAATTGATTAAATATACCATCATCTGAATGAGAATCTGCAAATTCTTTTATAAAATCCAAGTATTGATTTCTCACCCTCATGAATTCCTTGAGGATATGATGGGTAGGTGTATTTAAATGTTCCTTATCGTTGGCCAGGTTTAAGACCCATTCATCAATATTCTTACTAAATGTTTCTCTATCTTCCGCAAACACGTTACAGAGAACGCCGTGAAAATCAAAATTTTGCTTTTTTAATTTTTCAATCACTTTCGGATCAGTGGAAGAATAAACCCCACTGGTTGCACTTTTGTCCAGCGATTCATACCATTCATCTGTCAATTGACGAGCCTTGCTCAATAAAAATGTATGTACTTCTTTGTTTCTATGCATGTATGATTCCTCCTATAATATCCATCAAAATGTTCCGTTTCCTCTTCCCCTTCTGACGTTATGAGTAGTCGGGAAATCATACTCTTTTCAAGTAGAATGTTCAAAACTATCTTATATCTCCTTCTATTATATAACACATTCATGCATCAATGTCATTCAGAGGCCACCATAGGAATAAATACAATGTGAAAAGGCAAGGAAAAAAGCGTCTCATTTTACTGAAAAAATAAAGTAAGAATAATAAGCATTTTCAAATAATATTACATTATTTTGTAAATACCCTCTACAATTCACAATATAAAGTGTATAATGGGGGTATTACCAGAGAAACAGACAGCAAGGGTATGTCTCGATATACTATTTTGATGTATAGGGATCTCCTATTAGAAACCAACCTCTAATCTTAATATGATGTCGTATTCTTACTACTTAGTCATATGTCAAAATAGTTGGGAGCTGATGAGAGAATGAGTAACAATCTGACAAGAAAGTGTATCGAAACGCTTGCTATCCAAAGTGCCTATCATTTTTGCGAGACTATCGGTCTCAAACCGAGTTTACTTAATTTGACGATGATCACAGGATTTTCTGAAGAAAAGATTCTTGAAATACTTGAAACAAAGTTTAGTAATCAAAGTGTAAAAACAGAAGATCACTCTTTCTAACTCTGTGTTTCCCCTTTATTACTCTACAAGCCGATTTCCCTTCATCTCTAACATTACGTTCTGCCATTTCCAACATATCCATAAATAGCAGTTAACTTTCAGGAATGACCATAAACAGAAAGAAAAAGGCAACTCCATTTTTTGGGAGTTGCCTTTTTGATAGGATAATCATAATACATTGAAATATCTTGCTTCCGGATGGGCGAAGACCATGGCCGTTACCGATGCTTCAGGTTCCATCATGCATCCGTCTGTTAGTTGGATCCCAATTTTTTCAGGTTCGAGAAGCTTAAACAGCTTCTTCTGATCCTCAAGCTCTGGACACGCGGGATACCCAAATGAAAAACGTTGACCTTGATAATGGGTACGGAAACGATCCTGCATCGTAAAGTCTACGGGATCAGGGAAACCCCATCTGCTTCTCATCATTTCATGAACCCTTTCAGCCAATCCTTCTGCTGTTTCCAAGGCAAGGGCCTGCAATGCATGACTTTCCAGGAACCTCCCTTCTTCTTTCAACTCCTTAGCCCACTGCCTGATTTTCACCCCGGCCGTTACGGCGAAGAATCCGACATAATCCATTTCTCCACTTTCAACCGATTTCAAGTAATCCGCTAAACACAGATGCTGATTCCCTGATTGCCTCGGAAAATGAAATCGTTCCATTTCCATTGAAGAATCTTCCGGGTGATAAATGATAACATCATCACCATCGGACTGAGCAGGAAAGAATTGATATCGTGCAGATGCATGGATCATTCCTTGCCTTTTTGCTTTTTGGAACAACTCATCCGTCACGGCTTTAAGGCTGATCGTTCGTTCGTCCCCTTCTTCCAGCAATCTTGTAATTTTCCCTTTAATGCCCAAGTGGTGACCAAGAAGCATTTGCTGATTGATATAGGGATGGATCTGATCCAATGAAAATTCCTTTATCGTATGAGGTATCAAGTCTGATGGAACATGAACCTTAACTTCCTTAGATACGGTAGAACGTGTTATCACTGCAATGGATGATGCGGCCCGACTTGACGGTTCTTCATGTACTGAGAGTAGGCTTTGTTTCTCACGGCTTTCCTCTTCCAGTTGCAGTCTTGTTTCTTCATGTTGAATTCCATTCATGATACTCAATCCATCCATTGCATCCTTGGCATAAAGGACCAGCCCTTCGTATTCCTTCCCGATTTTGTTTGTAGTGAACTTTCGGGTGAGTGCTGCTCCCCCGACGACCAGAGGGACTGAAATATCGGACTGCTTTAAATCTTGAGCCGTGATGACCATTTGTTGTGCAGACTTTACCAGGAGACCTGACAAACCTACGATGTCGGGCTTTTCTTCCCTAATGACTTGAATCAGTTCCTGCGGAGTTACTTTAATACCTAGATCAATCACTTCATACCCATTATTGCTGAGGATGATATCCACAAGATTTTTACCGATATCATGCACATCCCCCTTAACCGTAGCCAAAATCACTTTGCCCTTGGAAGAGGAACTTTCCGTTTGTTCCATATATGGTTCCAGATGAGCGACGGACGCTTTCATGACCTCGGCACTCTGTAACACCTCCGCAACAATCAGCTGATTATCATTAAATAATCTTCCAACTTCACTCATTCCGTCCATAAGCGGGCCATTGATGATATCAAGGGGAGCCTCATATTGTTCCAAAGCCATGTTTAAATCAGCTATCAACCCCTCTTTCGTGCCTTCCACTACATAATGAGCCAAACGTTCTTCTAAGGTCATTGTGTTTACTGGAGCCTTTACTTCTTTCTTTTTCCCCCTATAAAATGCTGTAAATTCAGCAAGGGATTCATCCGTCGTTTCAAATAAAAGCTTTTCAGCCATTCGGACTTCTTCCGGGGGAATAGAGGCAAAGCGCTCTAACTTTTCCGTGTTGACTATGGCATAGTCGAGTCCAGCCTTTGTACAGTGATAAAGATACACAGCATTGAGGACTTCCCTTCCCACAGGGGGAAGCCCGAATGAAACATTGCTGACGCCAAGTATATGAGGGCAATCAGGCAAGGCTTCTTTAATCTTCTTGATCCCTTCCACCGTACTATTGGCTGATCCTATATATTGCTGATCCCCCGTACCGACCGGGAATACGAGAGGGTCAAAGATGATATCTTCAGAAGCAATCCCATATTTCTCGGTTAACAATCTATGGGAACGAAGAGCAATGTCCACCTTTCGCTCCACTGACACCCCCATTCCCTTCTCATCGATCGTCCCGACCACCACTGCCGCTCCGTAGGCTTTCATCAATTTAGCGACCTTTGCAAATCTTTCTTCTCCGTCTTCCAGGTTAATTGAATTAATGATCACTTTTCCTTGAGAAAATTTCAACGCGGCCTCAAGCACCTTCTCATCCGTTGAATCGATGACAAGTGGGACCTTAACTTTCTTCACCACTTCCTGGATAAAAACATTCATGTCCTCTACTTCTTCCCGGTCTGGGTCGGCAAGGCAGATATCGATTACCTGGGCACCGTTTTTCACCTGCGCCCTTGCAATCTCAGAAGCTTCTTCTATCTTATTCTCTGCAATCAATCGTTTGAATTTACGTGAACCGATGACATTCGTCCGTTCTCCGACCAGAATCGGTCTTCTGTCTTCATCCTCATAGATGAAGGCTTCAATTCCCGACACCGCATGGGGATGAGACACATTGGGTTTTCGTGGCGGGAATCCCTTCACCACCTCTGAAAGGGCACGTATATGCTCCGGTGTCGTCCCGCAGCACCCTCCTACAAGATTCAGCCACCCTTTCTCAGCGAAACCTTTCATCTTTACACTCAGGGAATCCGCTGTCTCATTGTAGTTCCCTTCTTCATCCGGGAGACCGGCATTCGGATAACAGCTTACATAGGTAGTGGCCAAATCCGATAACGAACGGACGTGGTCACGCATGAATTCAGGTCCCGTTGCACAGTTAAGGCCAACGACCAAAGGGTTTAAATGTTCAAGGGATAAATAGAAAGATTCGATTGTTTGCCCGGCCAGTGTAGTGCCCATAGGCTCAATGGTTCCGGATAACAGAATTGGGATTTCTTTCCTTCTGGATTCAAAAGCCGTTCGAATGCCGATGTTCGCTGCTTTTACATTTAAAGCATCTTGACTCGTTTCAAGTAATAGCACATCAACTCCGCCATCGAGAAGGCCTTCTGCCTGGACACGGTAGTTATCTGCCATTTCATCAAAGCTCACTCCACCTGTCACGGATAACGTTTTCGTAGTAGGACCAAGCGATCCAGCAACGAACCTTGGCCATTCGGAAGTCGAGACATCTTCTACTGCTTTCCTGGCGATTTCAGCTGCTACTTTGTTAATTTCATATGCTTTATAACCTAAATCATATTCGTCCAGTACGATGGGGGTTGCACCAAAGGTATTTGTTTCAATCACATCAGCCCCCGCTTTCAAATATTCCAGATGGATCTGATAGATGACCTCCGGCGCTGTCAATACAAGATTTTCATTACATCCTTCAAGTTCTTCCCCTCCGAAATCCTCCGGGGATAAATTTGCTTGTTGAAGCATCGTCCCCATTGCTCCATCAAGTACGAGTATTTTCTTTCTAAGCTGCTCTTCAAACAATGTGATGGCCATAGGGAACCTCTCTTTCCGTGTTGGTTTTCTCTTGTATATGATGAATCAGTTCAACGCTCATATCATATCTTACAAAAGGTGTAATCAGATAAATGCCATTAAACAGCTGGATTGCCGTATCCAGCAAGTCTTTGGCTATCTCCATCCCGACTGCCCGAGCTTTGACGGGATCATTCCCTGCTTCCTTCATTCTTTGTCTAGTTTCTTCCGGCACATTGATTCCTGGTACTTCATGGTGAAGAAATTCTGCGTTTCTTGAACTGATCAACGGCATGATACCGATGAAGATCGGAACATCCAGATGCTTCGTCGCTTCATACACTTGGATCAGTTGTTCTTTCCCAAAGATCGGTTGAGAAATAAAATAGTCAGCTCCGGCTTTCTTTTTCTTTTCAAGCCTTTTCACAGAGGCGTCTAAATGACGGAAGTTCGGATTAAAGGCTGCCCCAACTGAAAATTGAGTCCGCTCCCGAAGTGATTTGCCGGAAAACGATATTCCCTCATTATTCTGTTTAATAAGTTCAATTAGTTCCAAGGAAGAAAGGTCATATACGGATGCAGCACCGGGAAAATCACCGATTTTGGCAGGATCACCCGTTATTGCTAATAAGTTGTGTATCCCTAATGTGTGCAAGCCCATTAAATGGGATTGAAGTCCGATCAGGTTTCGATCCCGGCAAGTGATGTGAACGAGAGGTGTAAGGTCGTATTTCGACTTTACCAGACTCCCGATTGCGTCATTACTAATCCTTGGTGATGCCAGCGGATTGTCGGCAAGGGTAAGTGCGTCGATGCCGGCTTCCTTAAGTGCTGACGCTCCCTGGAAGAACAATTTCGTGTCGAGATGCTTCGGTGGATCTAGTTCAACGATGACCGTTTTCTTTTCTCTTACTTGCTCATGCAGCAAGCTTCCACTGATGGATGGTGAAGACAACTGAACTACTTTTTTCTTTTTCACCTTTTTTTCCTTCACAGGCTCCCGGCTTTTCAATCTTGAAGCTACAGAACGAATGTGATCGGGTGTGGTTCCACAACACCCCCCAATGATTCTCGCACCCTGGAGCCTCAATTCATTGCTGATATCCCCAAAGTAATCAGGCTCAGCAGAGTAATAGAATCGACCTTCTTCATAGTTTGGGAGACTCGCGTTAGGATAGACGGATAGAAATGCCCTTTTCGGCAGGGGAACTTCCTCTAATGAATTCACCATGTGAAATGGTCCCATCCGGCAATTGATTCCGACAACATCCGCCCCCAATAATTCCAATTGTTGAAGAGCATCTTTGATTTCCATTCCATTTTGAAGGACTCCTGTTTCATGAAGGGAAACCTGAGCAATGACGGGAATATCCGCTTCACGTTTGGCAATGTTCAGCACGGTGGTCAATTCCTCGAAATCATAATAGGTTTCCAGCAGAATGCCATCAACACCCTCTAATAATAAACAGTAAAGCTGTTCCCGAAAGCTTCTTTTGATCTCTTCGACTGACACATTTTGTCTAATGCCCCTGATTCCTCCGATGGTGCCGAGAATATAAGTGTTTTTAGCGGCTGCCTTTCTTGCGAGACGCACAGCGGCTGTATTGATTTCCTTAACCGAATCCTCTAGTCCATATCTCGAAAGCTTTTGATAATTGGCCCCGTACGTATTGGTCTGTATGATATCGGCTCCTGCATCGATATACTCTTTATGCACTTTCAACACTTCATTTGGGTGAGAAAGATTCAGTTCTTCAAAGCATCTGTCCACTCCATATGAATACAACAATGTTCCGATCGCTCCATCTGCAATCAAGATTCTCTCTTTCAATGCTTCCAGCAATGGCTTCATGATCCTTCCTCCCCCTTCACAAATTGATCACGTTGCTTCGATTGATTTGTTGTATACTGTCTAAACCTTTTTGAAGATCCTTAATTAATTC
The DNA window shown above is from Rossellomorea vietnamensis and carries:
- a CDS encoding STAS domain-containing protein, which gives rise to MHRNKEVHTFLLSKARQLTDEWYESLDKSATSGVYSSTDPKVIEKLKKQNFDFHGVLCNVFAEDRETFSKNIDEWVLNLANDKEHLNTPTHHILKEFMRVRNQYLDFIKEFADSHSDDGIFNQFNLWSKVIIEAFDRVMLRFVELQSEVVEQQLQNQQEIINELSSPVISLNAETALLPLVGNIDPSRAELILENALEQCVDMEVSQLFIDLSGVVLIDTMVAHQIFQLIDALQLIGVKPILSGLRPEIAQTAVQLGLNFEHLTITSTLSQALTIKNNEI
- a CDS encoding bifunctional homocysteine S-methyltransferase/methylenetetrahydrofolate reductase yields the protein MKPLLEALKERILIADGAIGTLLYSYGVDRCFEELNLSHPNEVLKVHKEYIDAGADIIQTNTYGANYQKLSRYGLEDSVKEINTAAVRLARKAAAKNTYILGTIGGIRGIRQNVSVEEIKRSFREQLYCLLLEGVDGILLETYYDFEELTTVLNIAKREADIPVIAQVSLHETGVLQNGMEIKDALQQLELLGADVVGINCRMGPFHMVNSLEEVPLPKRAFLSVYPNASLPNYEEGRFYYSAEPDYFGDISNELRLQGARIIGGCCGTTPDHIRSVASRLKSREPVKEKKVKKKKVVQLSSPSISGSLLHEQVREKKTVIVELDPPKHLDTKLFFQGASALKEAGIDALTLADNPLASPRISNDAIGSLVKSKYDLTPLVHITCRDRNLIGLQSHLMGLHTLGIHNLLAITGDPAKIGDFPGAASVYDLSSLELIELIKQNNEGISFSGKSLRERTQFSVGAAFNPNFRHLDASVKRLEKKKKAGADYFISQPIFGKEQLIQVYEATKHLDVPIFIGIMPLISSRNAEFLHHEVPGINVPEETRQRMKEAGNDPVKARAVGMEIAKDLLDTAIQLFNGIYLITPFVRYDMSVELIHHIQEKTNTEREVPYGHHIV
- the metH gene encoding methionine synthase, whose protein sequence is MAITLFEEQLRKKILVLDGAMGTMLQQANLSPEDFGGEELEGCNENLVLTAPEVIYQIHLEYLKAGADVIETNTFGATPIVLDEYDLGYKAYEINKVAAEIARKAVEDVSTSEWPRFVAGSLGPTTKTLSVTGGVSFDEMADNYRVQAEGLLDGGVDVLLLETSQDALNVKAANIGIRTAFESRRKEIPILLSGTIEPMGTTLAGQTIESFYLSLEHLNPLVVGLNCATGPEFMRDHVRSLSDLATTYVSCYPNAGLPDEEGNYNETADSLSVKMKGFAEKGWLNLVGGCCGTTPEHIRALSEVVKGFPPRKPNVSHPHAVSGIEAFIYEDEDRRPILVGERTNVIGSRKFKRLIAENKIEEASEIARAQVKNGAQVIDICLADPDREEVEDMNVFIQEVVKKVKVPLVIDSTDEKVLEAALKFSQGKVIINSINLEDGEERFAKVAKLMKAYGAAVVVGTIDEKGMGVSVERKVDIALRSHRLLTEKYGIASEDIIFDPLVFPVGTGDQQYIGSANSTVEGIKKIKEALPDCPHILGVSNVSFGLPPVGREVLNAVYLYHCTKAGLDYAIVNTEKLERFASIPPEEVRMAEKLLFETTDESLAEFTAFYRGKKKEVKAPVNTMTLEERLAHYVVEGTKEGLIADLNMALEQYEAPLDIINGPLMDGMSEVGRLFNDNQLIVAEVLQSAEVMKASVAHLEPYMEQTESSSSKGKVILATVKGDVHDIGKNLVDIILSNNGYEVIDLGIKVTPQELIQVIREEKPDIVGLSGLLVKSAQQMVITAQDLKQSDISVPLVVGGAALTRKFTTNKIGKEYEGLVLYAKDAMDGLSIMNGIQHEETRLQLEEESREKQSLLSVHEEPSSRAASSIAVITRSTVSKEVKVHVPSDLIPHTIKEFSLDQIHPYINQQMLLGHHLGIKGKITRLLEEGDERTISLKAVTDELFQKAKRQGMIHASARYQFFPAQSDGDDVIIYHPEDSSMEMERFHFPRQSGNQHLCLADYLKSVESGEMDYVGFFAVTAGVKIRQWAKELKEEGRFLESHALQALALETAEGLAERVHEMMRSRWGFPDPVDFTMQDRFRTHYQGQRFSFGYPACPELEDQKKLFKLLEPEKIGIQLTDGCMMEPEASVTAMVFAHPEARYFNVL